Proteins encoded by one window of Rutidosis leptorrhynchoides isolate AG116_Rl617_1_P2 chromosome 7, CSIRO_AGI_Rlap_v1, whole genome shotgun sequence:
- the LOC139858735 gene encoding uncharacterized protein, producing MPSHKVSSVVFLVLLGLGISVATRALLSVEESIPYIHGGLGSGGGGGGGSGGGGGYGGGGEHGVGYGGGAGKGGGEGYGGGGAAGGGGGGGTGGGGGGGGGVTGGGYGGGEGGGSGGGQGGVVYGGGAAGGGGGGGSGGGGGGGGGAHGGGYGGGEGGGIGGGYGGAGGAGGGGGGGHGGGGGGGVDIGGANGGGYGGGEGGGIGGGYGGAGGAGGGGGHGSGGGGGGAGIGGAGGSGYGSGGGAGGGAGGSYGGYSGGGGGGGSGGGGGGGGSIGEHGSGGGSGGGEGGGHGGYIP from the coding sequence ATGCCTTCTCacaaagtctcaagtgttgttttcTTAGTGTTATTAGGTTTGGGCATTAGTGTGGCTACTAGAGCTCTTTTGAGTGTTGAAGAGAGTATTCCTTACATTCATGGTGGTttaggtagtggtggtggtggtggaggtggtaGTGGGGGAGGTGGTGGTTATGGGGGAGGAGGTGAACATGGGGTTGGATATGGTGGTGGGGCTGGAAAAGGTGGTGGTGAAGGTTATGGTGGTGGTGGAGCCGCAGGAGGAGGTGGAGGTGGTGGTACTGGAGGGGGCGGTGGAGGTGGAGGAGGAGTGACAGGTGGTGGTTATGGTGGTGGTGAAGGAGGTGGGAGTGGTGGTGGACAAGGTGGGGTAGTTTATGGTGGGGGAGCAGCTGGAGGTGGAGGTGGGGGTGGTAGTGGAGGAGGTGGTGGAGGTGGAGGAGGAGCACATGGTGGTGGTTATGGTGGAGGAGAAGGAGGTGGGATTGGCGGTGGATATGGTGGTGCGGGAGGTGCCGGTGGTGGAGGTGGAGGTGgacatggtggtggtggtggaggagGAGTTGACATTGGAGGAGCAAATGGTGGTGGTTATGGCGGAGGAGAAGGAGGCGGGATTGGCGGTGGATATGGTGGTGCTGGAGGTGCCGGTGGTGGAGGTGGacatggtagtggtggtggtggtggaggagCTGGCATTGGAGGAGCAGGAGGAAGTGGATATGGTAGTGGCGGTGGAGCTGGAGGTGGTGCCGGAGGGTCATATGGTGGATATAGTGGCGGAGGAGGTGGTGGAGGTTCCGGAGGAGGCGGTGGAGGTGGTGGTAGTATAGGTGAGCATGGAAGTGGTGGTGGGAGTGGAGGTGGTGAAGGTGGTGGCCATGGTGGTTATATTCCTTGA